One segment of Skermanella rosea DNA contains the following:
- a CDS encoding sugar ABC transporter ATP-binding protein, whose translation MTHAIQTNSSPTGVRQAQDEPVLILQGITKRFPGVVALNKVDFTVRAGEVHALLGENGAGKSTLMKILAGKHHAEEGRILLEGEEVRLESPIQAKQRGIVLIHQELSLVPEMTVAENIYLGSLPMKWGNRIDWKKLRADAGAILKRLQCSFGPDDIVADLSIARKQMVEIARALAFTPKIVIFDEPTASLTDHEKPVLFGIIRTLQEHGVGVVYISHRMDEIFTLSQRISVLRDGEYRGTVDTADTNEDEVTRLMIGRSLELDQSAKPKEFGETVLDVRRLGIDGVFEDISFSVAKGEIVGMYGLIGAGRSEIAETLFGLRRPSTGEIRLEGEVVTIHSPTDAVRRGLALVPESRKEQGLVLGMNCRDNMTIAQIDRLSSRGVLNQKKELEVYEKYARELKVKTPGWAEKVGNLSGGNQQKIVIGKWLSTHPKLLILDEPTRGIDVGSKAEIHSLIKQLAKSGYAILVISSEMPEVLGVSTRVLALYSGRITGEFDADAVTEDDLVQAITGQTTHGKAAGNMGAVA comes from the coding sequence ATGACACACGCAATCCAGACCAACTCATCACCTACCGGTGTCCGACAGGCCCAAGACGAACCCGTGCTGATCCTGCAGGGCATCACCAAGCGCTTTCCCGGCGTCGTCGCCCTCAACAAGGTGGACTTCACCGTCCGCGCCGGGGAGGTCCACGCCCTGCTCGGCGAGAACGGCGCCGGCAAATCGACCCTGATGAAGATCCTGGCCGGCAAGCACCATGCCGAGGAGGGCCGGATCCTGCTCGAAGGCGAGGAGGTCAGGCTGGAAAGCCCGATCCAGGCCAAGCAGCGCGGGATCGTGCTGATCCACCAGGAACTGTCCCTGGTGCCGGAAATGACCGTGGCCGAAAACATCTATCTCGGCAGCCTGCCCATGAAGTGGGGCAACCGGATCGACTGGAAAAAGCTGCGCGCCGATGCCGGGGCCATCCTGAAGCGGCTGCAATGCTCCTTCGGTCCCGACGACATCGTCGCCGACCTGTCCATCGCCCGGAAGCAGATGGTCGAGATCGCCCGCGCACTGGCCTTCACCCCGAAGATCGTCATCTTCGACGAGCCGACCGCCTCGCTGACCGACCACGAGAAGCCCGTCCTGTTCGGCATCATCCGGACCTTGCAGGAGCATGGCGTCGGGGTGGTCTACATCTCGCACCGCATGGACGAGATCTTCACCCTGTCCCAGCGCATCAGCGTGCTCCGCGACGGCGAGTACCGCGGCACTGTCGATACCGCGGATACCAACGAGGACGAGGTCACCCGGCTGATGATCGGGCGCAGCCTGGAACTCGACCAGAGCGCCAAGCCGAAGGAATTCGGCGAGACCGTGCTGGACGTGCGCCGTCTCGGCATCGACGGGGTGTTCGAGGACATCAGCTTCAGCGTCGCCAAGGGCGAGATCGTCGGCATGTACGGCCTGATTGGGGCCGGACGGTCGGAGATCGCCGAGACCCTGTTCGGCCTGCGCCGGCCGTCCACGGGCGAAATCCGCCTTGAGGGCGAGGTGGTGACGATCCACTCGCCGACCGATGCGGTGCGGCGCGGCCTCGCCCTGGTGCCGGAAAGCCGCAAGGAGCAGGGGCTGGTCCTGGGCATGAACTGCCGGGACAACATGACCATCGCCCAGATCGACCGGCTGTCCAGCCGCGGCGTGCTGAACCAGAAGAAGGAGTTGGAGGTCTACGAGAAATATGCCCGCGAGCTGAAGGTGAAGACCCCCGGCTGGGCCGAGAAGGTCGGCAATCTCAGCGGCGGCAACCAGCAGAAGATCGTCATCGGCAAATGGCTCAGCACCCATCCGAAGCTGCTGATCCTGGACGAGCCGACCCGCGGCATCGACGTCGGCTCCAAGGCCGAAATCCACAGCTTGATCAAGCAGTTGGCGAAGTCGGGCTACGCGATCCTGGTGATCTCGTCGGAAATGCCGGAGGTGCTGGGCGTCAGCACCCGCGTGCTGGCCCTGTATTCCGGCCGCATCACGGGGGAGTTCGATGCCGACGCGGTGACCGAGGACGACCTTGTCCAGGCCATCACCGGCCAGACGACGCATGGAAAAGCGGCAGGAAACATGGGAGCTGTAGCATGA
- a CDS encoding ThuA domain-containing protein: protein MRAALFVGGWEGHNPERFQRWATELLEANGFTVETFDALAPLADREKMKSVDLIVPIWSSARSAHRPEFGSMEKAEEDGLLAAIADGCGIAGWHGHMGDAFRDRPTYHFLIGGQFVAHPPGWPDNPVPSDDFIDYDVNIVSGHPIVEGIGDFRIHSEQYYMLVDPSNEVLATTTFSGEHLHWIEGAVIPVTWIRRWDKGRVFYCSIGHSVECLDVPQVREMIRRGMIWAARKRQGEAGRVPS, encoded by the coding sequence ATGAGGGCGGCACTCTTCGTCGGCGGCTGGGAAGGCCACAATCCCGAGCGGTTCCAGCGCTGGGCGACCGAACTGCTGGAAGCCAACGGCTTCACCGTCGAGACCTTCGACGCGCTGGCCCCGCTGGCCGACCGCGAGAAGATGAAGTCGGTCGATCTGATCGTGCCGATCTGGTCGAGCGCGCGGTCCGCCCACCGGCCGGAGTTCGGCAGCATGGAAAAGGCCGAGGAGGACGGCCTGCTGGCCGCCATCGCCGACGGCTGCGGCATCGCCGGCTGGCACGGCCATATGGGCGACGCCTTCCGCGACCGGCCGACTTACCATTTCCTGATCGGCGGGCAGTTCGTCGCCCATCCGCCGGGCTGGCCGGACAACCCGGTGCCGTCGGACGACTTCATCGACTACGACGTCAACATCGTCTCCGGCCATCCCATCGTCGAGGGCATCGGCGATTTCCGGATACATTCCGAGCAGTACTACATGCTGGTCGATCCGTCCAACGAGGTGCTCGCCACCACGACCTTCAGCGGCGAGCACCTGCACTGGATCGAGGGCGCCGTGATCCCGGTGACCTGGATCCGCCGCTGGGACAAGGGCCGCGTCTTCTACTGCTCCATCGGGCATTCGGTCGAATGCCTGGATGTGCCGCAGGTCCGCGAGATGATCCGCCGCGGGATGATCTGGGCGGCCCGCAAGCGCCAAGGCGAAGCGGGGAGGGTGCCGTCATGA
- a CDS encoding ABC transporter permease, with product MTQQGILLAFVVFLAAFALLSDRFLSTDNIMTVIRQASIVGVIAIGVTVVIIGGNLDLSVGSMLSFATVIVVDLHDKVGPELAIVGMFAAVLLAGAVNGLLVGYLRLNSLIVTLGMLSVIQGVTLIYTGGQNVDIANQADTWFAVFGRGFVLGVAVPVVIFLGLALVADLVMRYTSYGRKIFVVGGNPTAAVFSGLRRSRLVFSTYLLSAFATACAALILGSRVMGSQNNVGQGYELLVLAGIILGGTSLLGGSGSIWKTVIGVMILGFIQNGLLLLGYPYYTQWLVTWVVIILAVWLDLASRRRRLFTAFS from the coding sequence TTGACGCAGCAGGGCATCCTGTTGGCCTTCGTCGTCTTCCTCGCGGCGTTTGCCCTTCTGTCCGACCGTTTCCTGTCGACCGACAACATCATGACGGTGATCCGGCAAGCCTCGATCGTCGGCGTCATCGCCATCGGGGTCACCGTCGTCATCATCGGCGGCAATCTGGATCTCTCGGTGGGATCGATGCTGTCCTTCGCGACCGTCATCGTGGTCGACCTGCACGACAAGGTCGGACCGGAACTGGCGATCGTCGGAATGTTCGCCGCGGTCCTGCTGGCGGGCGCCGTCAACGGCCTGCTGGTCGGGTATTTGCGGTTGAACTCCCTGATCGTCACGCTGGGCATGCTCTCGGTCATCCAGGGCGTCACGCTGATCTATACCGGCGGGCAGAATGTCGATATCGCCAACCAAGCCGACACCTGGTTCGCGGTCTTCGGGCGCGGGTTCGTCCTCGGCGTCGCGGTGCCGGTGGTGATCTTCCTGGGGCTAGCATTGGTGGCCGATCTGGTCATGCGCTACACATCCTACGGCCGCAAGATCTTCGTCGTCGGCGGAAATCCCACGGCGGCCGTCTTCTCCGGGCTGCGGCGCTCGCGGCTGGTCTTCAGCACCTATCTGCTGTCGGCCTTCGCGACCGCCTGCGCGGCCCTGATCCTGGGCTCCCGCGTGATGGGATCGCAGAACAATGTGGGGCAGGGCTATGAACTGCTGGTCCTGGCCGGCATCATCCTGGGCGGAACCAGCCTGCTGGGAGGATCGGGCAGCATCTGGAAGACCGTGATCGGCGTCATGATCCTGGGCTTCATCCAGAACGGCCTGCTGCTGCTGGGATATCCCTACTACACGCAATGGTTGGTCACTTGGGTCGTCATCATCCTGGCGGTTTGGCTCGACCTCGCGTCCCGGCGCCGCCGCCTGTTCACCGCGTTCTCCTGA
- a CDS encoding sugar ABC transporter substrate-binding protein: MKVETLAVAAAITIASTGFVSADTIRIGITQNNVGVDSYQTTYEKAFLEAAKANPDVEAVVLDAGGDVARQIGQLRDLVQQRVDVIIIWPTNGQAVVPGIRQADRAGIPVVVTNSKIAEAGNEFIAAFSGPDNIAQGRHAAEMMCEALDGKGQIVQIAGQPGYTTAMERAQGFEERLAEACPDVELMETQPADWNREKAQRVMENFLTKYDRIDGVYAGDDNMGVGALNAAKAAGRKDIAFIGATNFAVGYEAMERGEYYGSVYQSPVEDARNALNTAVAVVKGEEVPKFNYFDTPKITKDSVAQFDKPVF, encoded by the coding sequence ATGAAGGTCGAGACACTTGCCGTTGCTGCGGCGATCACAATTGCTTCCACCGGCTTCGTTTCCGCTGATACCATACGGATCGGCATTACCCAAAACAATGTGGGTGTTGACAGTTATCAGACAACCTATGAAAAAGCATTTCTGGAAGCGGCGAAGGCCAATCCCGATGTCGAGGCCGTGGTTCTCGACGCTGGCGGCGATGTCGCCCGCCAGATCGGCCAGTTGCGGGACCTGGTCCAGCAACGCGTCGATGTGATCATCATCTGGCCGACCAACGGCCAGGCCGTGGTCCCCGGAATCCGTCAGGCCGATCGCGCCGGCATCCCGGTCGTGGTGACCAATTCCAAGATCGCCGAAGCGGGCAACGAGTTCATCGCGGCATTCTCCGGTCCCGACAATATCGCCCAGGGCCGCCACGCGGCGGAAATGATGTGCGAAGCGCTGGATGGCAAGGGCCAGATCGTGCAGATCGCCGGTCAGCCGGGCTACACCACCGCCATGGAGCGCGCACAAGGTTTCGAGGAGCGGCTGGCGGAGGCTTGCCCCGATGTCGAGCTGATGGAAACCCAGCCGGCCGACTGGAACCGCGAGAAGGCCCAGCGGGTCATGGAGAACTTCCTGACCAAATACGACCGGATCGACGGTGTCTATGCCGGCGACGACAATATGGGCGTCGGCGCGCTGAACGCCGCGAAGGCCGCCGGACGCAAGGACATCGCTTTCATCGGCGCCACCAATTTCGCGGTCGGTTACGAAGCGATGGAGCGGGGCGAATATTACGGATCGGTCTATCAGTCCCCGGTCGAGGATGCCCGCAATGCCTTGAATACCGCTGTCGCCGTTGTCAAAGGCGAGGAAGTTCCGAAGTTCAATTACTTTGACACACCCAAGATCACCAAAGACTCCGTCGCCCAGTTCGATAAGCCGGTGTTCTGA
- a CDS encoding amidohydrolase family protein, producing the protein MTGTLFKDATIVTMDPALGDFPAADLLVEDGRIAAIGREIPAEGREVVDCRGRILIPGLVNAHMHTWQTALRAVASNWTLLEYFRHVHRGLATLFRPEDIHIATLAGGWNQINCGTTTLGDWCHNNPTPEHTDAAVDALFESGIRAVFLHGSPKPDPKPGQPHFSEVPHPRGEVERLLRGRLADRGGRVTLALAILGPHYSTLDVSMHDFRLAREFGLVASMHQGGGEARTPGGWDVLESSDLVGRGINIVHGHGLPAEQLDRFADLGVSFSVTPENEMTQGHGFPITGAVRRAGGTLSLGVDLESVLSGDMFTVARMALGMQRALDNDESRRSTGSIPETSTITTREALGWITIDGARALGIDDRTGSLTPGKQADLVLLRADDLNMWPVHDPVSSVVMQAGLANVDSVMVGGRFLKRHGRLLAGDIENRKQELAESGRRIVAEIRLREQTG; encoded by the coding sequence ATGACCGGGACCCTGTTCAAAGACGCCACCATCGTCACCATGGACCCCGCGCTCGGGGACTTTCCGGCGGCCGACCTGCTGGTCGAGGACGGGCGCATCGCCGCCATCGGCCGCGAGATACCGGCCGAAGGGCGCGAGGTGGTGGACTGCCGCGGCCGCATCCTGATACCCGGTCTGGTCAACGCCCACATGCACACCTGGCAGACGGCCTTGCGGGCGGTCGCCTCCAACTGGACGCTGCTGGAATATTTCCGGCACGTCCACCGGGGGCTCGCCACCCTGTTCCGGCCCGAGGACATCCATATCGCCACGCTGGCCGGGGGTTGGAACCAGATCAATTGCGGCACCACCACCCTGGGCGACTGGTGCCACAACAACCCGACGCCGGAGCACACCGACGCCGCGGTGGACGCCCTATTCGAATCCGGCATCCGGGCGGTCTTCCTGCACGGCTCGCCCAAGCCGGACCCCAAGCCCGGACAGCCGCATTTCAGCGAGGTACCGCACCCGCGCGGCGAGGTCGAACGCCTGCTGCGCGGGCGGCTCGCCGACCGCGGCGGCCGGGTCACGCTGGCGCTGGCGATCCTTGGGCCGCACTATTCGACCCTGGACGTCTCAATGCACGATTTCCGGCTCGCCCGCGAATTCGGGCTGGTCGCCTCGATGCACCAGGGCGGCGGCGAGGCCCGTACGCCCGGCGGTTGGGACGTGCTGGAGAGCAGCGATCTGGTCGGGCGCGGTATCAACATCGTCCACGGCCATGGCCTGCCGGCGGAGCAACTGGACCGCTTCGCCGACCTGGGCGTCAGCTTTTCGGTCACGCCCGAGAACGAGATGACCCAGGGCCACGGTTTTCCGATCACCGGGGCGGTGCGGCGGGCGGGCGGTACCCTGTCACTGGGCGTCGATCTGGAATCGGTGCTGTCCGGCGACATGTTCACGGTCGCCCGCATGGCGCTCGGCATGCAGCGCGCGCTGGACAATGACGAAAGCCGCCGTTCCACCGGCAGCATCCCGGAAACCTCGACCATCACGACGCGCGAGGCGCTGGGCTGGATCACCATCGACGGGGCGCGGGCGCTCGGCATCGACGACCGGACCGGCAGCCTGACGCCGGGCAAACAGGCCGACCTCGTGCTGCTGCGCGCCGACGACCTGAACATGTGGCCGGTGCACGACCCGGTGTCGTCGGTGGTCATGCAGGCCGGCCTCGCCAACGTGGACAGCGTGATGGTCGGCGGACGCTTCCTCAAGCGCCATGGTCGGCTGCTGGCCGGGGACATCGAGAACAGAAAGCAGGAACTGGCCGAATCCGGTCGCCGCATCGTCGCGGAAATACGCCTGCGCGAACAGACGGGGTAG
- a CDS encoding SDR family oxidoreductase, which produces MGTMSNRTCIVTGSAKGIGRAIGEALLRDGANVVFADLDASVTETAEQANRHADGGRAIGIRMDVTDRAEVRGAVERTVEEFGSLDVMFNNAGVNKPMNFMDVTEDNWNFIMKINGLGVLIGTQEAARQMIAQGKGGKIVNTASIASRQGFDNVAPYCASKFAVLSLTQSAARALAKHKITVNGFAPGVVATELWKQLDKDLMEIGASERPGQAIEEFSTGILLGRPALPDDLTGTTSFLASPASDYMTGQIIMIDGGMILV; this is translated from the coding sequence ATGGGCACGATGTCGAACCGCACATGTATCGTCACAGGATCCGCCAAGGGGATCGGCCGGGCGATCGGCGAAGCCCTGCTTCGCGACGGCGCCAACGTGGTCTTCGCCGACCTGGACGCGAGCGTCACCGAAACTGCCGAGCAGGCGAACCGGCACGCCGACGGCGGCCGCGCCATCGGCATCCGGATGGATGTCACCGACCGCGCCGAGGTGCGCGGGGCGGTCGAGCGCACGGTGGAGGAATTCGGCTCGCTCGACGTGATGTTCAACAATGCCGGCGTCAACAAGCCGATGAACTTCATGGACGTGACTGAGGACAACTGGAACTTCATTATGAAGATCAACGGGCTGGGTGTGCTGATCGGCACCCAGGAGGCGGCCCGCCAGATGATCGCGCAGGGCAAGGGCGGCAAGATCGTCAATACCGCGTCCATCGCCAGCCGCCAGGGCTTCGACAACGTCGCCCCCTACTGCGCGTCCAAATTCGCGGTTCTTTCGCTGACCCAATCGGCCGCCCGCGCGCTCGCCAAGCACAAGATCACGGTCAACGGCTTCGCCCCCGGCGTGGTCGCGACCGAGCTGTGGAAGCAGCTCGACAAGGACCTGATGGAGATCGGCGCCAGCGAGCGGCCGGGTCAGGCCATCGAGGAGTTCTCGACCGGCATTCTGCTTGGCCGGCCGGCACTGCCGGACGACCTGACCGGGACTACGTCGTTCCTCGCCTCTCCGGCATCCGACTACATGACCGGCCAGATCATCATGATCGATGGCGGCATGATCCTGGTCTAG
- a CDS encoding ABC transporter permease — MSALRRLLTGRGAVQPIWLFVILITLLFSLTADHFLDFNNFMNILIQTSTIGLIALGMTYVMINGNIDLSVGAVLALAATLSVDLQSYGLGVAVVAALLSGIALGALNGLIVWKTGVSAFIVTLGAMIGIRGLVFIYTGEQSFYAENFAFSDFGVSTIGPVPTLAVIFLGFTAVMHWVLTRTVHGSNIFAVGGNREAATDAGIRVGRHMVINFMIVGFFAALAGVTLATQMGASTPNLGRDYELWTITAVVLGGTKLTGGSGSITGTLGGVLAIGILRNGMNLMQVPAFYVLVIMGLILIAVLLLDSRVNRRSGQEVQA, encoded by the coding sequence ATGTCCGCACTTCGCCGTCTACTGACCGGCCGCGGCGCCGTTCAGCCGATCTGGCTCTTCGTCATCCTGATCACGCTGCTGTTCAGCCTGACGGCCGATCATTTCCTCGATTTCAACAATTTCATGAACATCCTGATCCAGACCTCGACCATCGGTCTGATCGCGCTGGGCATGACCTACGTCATGATCAACGGCAACATCGACCTTTCGGTCGGCGCCGTGCTGGCGCTGGCGGCCACCCTGTCGGTCGACCTGCAATCCTACGGCTTGGGCGTGGCGGTGGTCGCCGCCCTGCTCAGCGGGATCGCACTGGGCGCGCTGAACGGCCTGATCGTCTGGAAGACCGGGGTCAGCGCCTTCATCGTCACGCTGGGTGCCATGATCGGCATCCGCGGCCTCGTCTTCATCTATACCGGCGAGCAGTCGTTCTACGCCGAGAACTTCGCCTTCTCCGACTTCGGCGTCAGCACCATCGGCCCGGTCCCCACGCTGGCGGTCATCTTCCTGGGTTTCACGGCCGTGATGCACTGGGTCCTGACCCGCACCGTCCATGGCAGCAACATCTTCGCCGTCGGCGGCAACCGCGAGGCCGCTACCGATGCCGGCATCCGCGTCGGCCGGCACATGGTCATCAACTTCATGATCGTCGGATTCTTCGCGGCGCTGGCCGGCGTCACGCTGGCGACCCAGATGGGCGCCTCGACCCCCAACCTGGGCCGCGACTACGAGCTGTGGACGATCACCGCCGTGGTCCTGGGCGGCACCAAGCTGACCGGCGGCTCCGGCAGCATCACCGGCACGCTGGGCGGCGTTCTCGCCATCGGCATCCTGCGCAACGGGATGAACCTGATGCAGGTCCCCGCCTTCTACGTGCTCGTCATCATGGGGCTGATCCTGATCGCCGTGCTGCTGCTCGACAGCCGGGTCAACCGCCGCTCCGGACAGGAGGTCCAGGCATGA